One Thalassospira marina DNA window includes the following coding sequences:
- a CDS encoding carboxymuconolactone decarboxylase family protein has product MAPDFARYVIEFPFGDIYTRPGLSLREREIATIAALCALGNATPQLKVHIHASLNVGLTRAEITETLMQIAVYAGFPAALNGLFAAKEVFASHNETKAQSKA; this is encoded by the coding sequence ATCGCCCCGGATTTTGCCCGGTATGTTATCGAATTTCCCTTTGGCGATATTTATACCCGCCCCGGCCTGTCCTTGCGCGAACGTGAAATTGCCACCATCGCCGCACTTTGCGCATTGGGCAATGCAACGCCGCAGCTCAAGGTGCATATCCATGCCAGCCTTAATGTCGGCCTGACGCGCGCGGAAATCACCGAAACCCTGATGCAAATAGCGGTCTATGCCGGCTTCCCCGCCGCACTGAACGGCCTGTTTGCCGCAAAGGAAGTTTTTGCCAGCCACAACGAAACAAAGGCACAATCCAAGGCGTAA
- a CDS encoding FAD-binding oxidoreductase encodes MSDHHYERVVVPASLIETLREKFGDRVSTAQAVLDQHGKDEGWHDASPPDAVVFATSTEDVAETVKLCAAHNVPIVPFGTGSSLEGHVAALRGGICIDVSRMDKILEINNDDLDCRVQAGVTREQLNEHLRDTGLFFPIDPGANASIGGMTATRASGTNAVRYGTMRDNVLSLTVVTPEGKVIKTAHRARKSSAGYDLTRLFVGSEGTLGVITEIGLKLYGIPEAMSAAVCAFPSVEAAVNTTIMTIQAGIPVARIELLDALQIRAVNNYSKTGYEEKPTLFFEFHGTEAGVKEQAEFVQSVAEEFGGEGFQWATRAEDRTKLWAARHKAYYASLQLEPGKRGMSTDVCVPISRLAEAIMETREDCDASILTCTMVGHVGDGNFHTLILLDPEKPEEVAEAHRLHERMVMRSLRLGGTCTGEHGIGYGKLAFMEAEHGPDTIAIMQAIKHAIDPKGLMNPGKLVPGA; translated from the coding sequence ATGTCGGATCATCATTATGAACGGGTCGTGGTACCGGCCAGCCTGATTGAAACCCTGCGCGAAAAATTCGGGGATCGCGTTTCAACGGCACAGGCCGTTCTTGATCAGCATGGCAAGGATGAAGGCTGGCACGATGCATCACCGCCTGATGCCGTGGTTTTCGCAACCTCGACCGAAGACGTTGCCGAAACGGTCAAGCTGTGTGCAGCCCATAATGTGCCCATCGTGCCTTTTGGCACTGGCTCGTCGCTGGAGGGGCATGTCGCGGCCTTGCGCGGTGGCATTTGTATTGATGTGTCGCGCATGGACAAGATCCTTGAAATCAACAATGACGATCTTGATTGCCGGGTTCAGGCCGGCGTCACGCGCGAACAGCTTAACGAACATCTGCGTGATACCGGCCTTTTCTTCCCGATCGATCCGGGGGCAAATGCTTCCATCGGTGGGATGACGGCTACCCGTGCCTCGGGCACCAATGCGGTGCGTTATGGCACCATGCGCGATAACGTTCTGTCGCTGACCGTCGTAACCCCCGAAGGCAAAGTCATCAAAACTGCCCATCGTGCGCGTAAATCATCAGCTGGCTATGACCTGACGCGTCTTTTTGTCGGCTCCGAAGGTACTCTTGGCGTGATTACCGAAATCGGCCTGAAGCTTTATGGTATCCCCGAGGCCATGTCCGCCGCCGTTTGTGCCTTCCCATCGGTCGAGGCCGCGGTAAACACCACGATCATGACCATTCAGGCAGGCATCCCCGTTGCCCGCATCGAACTGCTTGATGCCCTGCAAATTCGTGCGGTGAATAATTATTCCAAAACCGGTTACGAAGAAAAACCGACCCTGTTTTTTGAATTCCACGGCACCGAAGCCGGGGTGAAGGAACAGGCGGAATTTGTGCAATCGGTGGCCGAAGAATTTGGCGGCGAAGGTTTCCAGTGGGCAACCCGTGCTGAAGACCGCACCAAATTGTGGGCCGCCCGGCACAAGGCCTATTATGCCTCGTTGCAGCTGGAACCGGGCAAACGCGGCATGTCGACTGATGTATGCGTGCCGATTTCTCGCCTGGCCGAAGCCATCATGGAAACTCGCGAAGATTGCGATGCCTCGATCCTGACCTGTACGATGGTTGGACATGTGGGTGATGGCAACTTCCATACCCTCATTCTGCTGGACCCGGAAAAACCTGAAGAAGTCGCCGAAGCGCATCGTTTGCACGAACGCATGGTGATGCGCTCGCTCCGCCTGGGCGGTACCTGTACGGGTGAACATGGCATCGGTTATGGCAAACTGGCATTTATGGAGGCCGAACACGGCCCCGATACCATCGCCATCATGCAGGCGATTAAACATGCCATCGACCCCAAAGGCCTGATGAACCCGGGCAAGCTCGTGCCCGGTGCCTGA
- the betC gene encoding choline-sulfatase, protein MSSKPMNILFVMADQLAARCMPLYGHKVVKTPNLDALAENAVVFDSAYTNSPLCAPSRFCLMTGQLPGRIEAYDNASDLASDIPTLAHYVRHAGYRTALAGKMHFCGADQLHGYEDRLTADIYPADYGWYCDWDNFETRPSWYHNMGSVTQAGPVYRSNQLDFDDETVFEARRYLYDVARDQKHDNRPFFLTVSFTHPHDPYNARPEFWNMYDGVAIDPPHVTLKPEDLDPHSRRLRHVYNLDQEPVTDEDVLKARRAYYASISYVDCLVGSLMRTLRETGMADNTLVIFSGDHGDMLGERGMWYKMSWYEPSARVPLFFAFPGAQGQKRVSQSVSLIDILPTLRDIVGDETMPDPAGPIDGRSLMPHITGKGGHDEVIGEYCGEGALSPIIMIRRGDYKYIASQTDPDMLFDLASDPEEIHDLIDDPKHGDIRDAFRAELAANWDMDTFRKKVIDSQKRRKLVYEALTQGRITSWDHQPTRDTSNMYMRNHKDLDDVEADARLNVPGFYKTDAAE, encoded by the coding sequence ATGTCGTCAAAGCCGATGAATATTCTGTTTGTCATGGCCGATCAGCTCGCCGCGCGCTGCATGCCGCTTTACGGGCATAAGGTGGTCAAGACCCCCAACCTTGATGCCCTGGCGGAAAACGCCGTGGTATTTGATTCCGCCTATACCAACAGCCCGCTTTGCGCCCCATCGCGCTTTTGCCTGATGACCGGCCAGCTCCCCGGCCGGATCGAGGCCTATGACAATGCTTCTGACCTCGCATCGGATATTCCAACTCTGGCGCATTATGTGCGCCATGCCGGTTATCGCACTGCTTTGGCAGGTAAAATGCATTTTTGTGGCGCTGATCAGCTTCATGGATATGAAGACCGGTTAACGGCCGATATCTACCCCGCCGATTATGGCTGGTATTGCGATTGGGATAATTTTGAAACCCGGCCAAGCTGGTATCACAATATGGGGTCGGTCACACAGGCCGGGCCGGTTTACCGTTCCAACCAGCTAGATTTTGATGATGAAACCGTGTTTGAGGCGCGGCGTTACCTTTATGATGTCGCGCGCGATCAGAAACACGATAACCGCCCGTTTTTCCTGACGGTTTCCTTTACCCACCCGCACGATCCCTATAATGCGCGCCCGGAATTCTGGAACATGTATGACGGTGTCGCCATTGACCCGCCCCATGTCACCCTGAAACCCGAAGACCTTGACCCCCATTCCCGCCGCCTGCGCCATGTTTATAACCTGGATCAGGAGCCGGTAACGGATGAAGACGTGCTTAAGGCGCGCCGTGCCTATTATGCCTCGATCAGCTATGTGGATTGCCTTGTGGGGTCATTGATGCGCACCCTGCGCGAAACCGGCATGGCCGATAATACGCTGGTTATTTTCAGTGGCGACCATGGCGATATGCTGGGCGAACGCGGCATGTGGTATAAAATGTCGTGGTATGAACCATCAGCACGTGTGCCGCTGTTTTTTGCCTTTCCCGGCGCACAGGGGCAAAAACGCGTTTCGCAGTCGGTATCGCTGATCGATATTCTGCCAACCCTTCGCGATATCGTTGGTGATGAAACCATGCCAGACCCCGCTGGCCCAATTGATGGCCGCAGCCTGATGCCCCATATCACCGGCAAGGGCGGGCATGATGAAGTGATTGGCGAATATTGTGGCGAAGGCGCGCTTTCTCCCATCATCATGATCCGCCGTGGGGACTATAAATATATCGCCTCGCAAACCGACCCGGACATGCTGTTTGACCTTGCCAGTGATCCCGAGGAAATTCACGATCTGATCGATGATCCCAAACATGGCGATATTCGTGATGCCTTCCGTGCCGAACTTGCCGCGAACTGGGATATGGATACTTTCCGCAAAAAAGTGATCGACAGCCAGAAACGCCGCAAACTGGTTTACGAGGCCCTGACCCAGGGACGCATCACCAGTTGGGATCACCAGCCGACCCGCGATACATCCAACATGTATATGCGCAATCATAAGGACCTTGACGATGTCGAGGCCGATGCCCGCCTGAATGTGCCGGGTTTTTACAAAACCGATGCAGCGGAATAA
- a CDS encoding LysR substrate-binding domain-containing protein yields the protein MRYGNIPSPHALIAFEAAARCGSFTRAAQELGIGQPAVSHQVTLLEDQLNQPLFRRLHRGVALTGAGQELYDSVSAAFGQIDQTVETIRTRRSTRISVGTDFAFASFILMPHLADFTARFPDIEVNVVTNQTGRFGADANIDIELSFGHCGPHGILLLAERVTPVCSPALLARYGQARTPADLCTMPLLHLDSEIENRWFNWESWLRTAGHNPGGPLSGHRFNTYLLVLSAALSGQGVALGWTALLQQHLQSGQLVQASTITLSSERGYVLTSRAAPRRQSQVTAFANWAREIIADDNVTTFGTSTEAPAADSAGTL from the coding sequence ATGAGATATGGAAACATCCCCTCGCCCCATGCCCTGATCGCGTTTGAAGCCGCAGCACGCTGCGGCAGCTTTACCCGTGCGGCACAGGAACTTGGTATTGGCCAGCCCGCCGTCAGCCATCAGGTGACACTGCTGGAAGACCAGTTAAACCAGCCCTTATTTCGGCGCTTACATCGTGGTGTGGCACTGACCGGTGCCGGGCAGGAATTATATGACAGTGTCAGCGCGGCCTTTGGCCAGATCGACCAGACGGTGGAAACCATCCGCACACGGCGCAGCACCCGCATCAGCGTGGGGACGGATTTTGCCTTTGCATCCTTTATCCTGATGCCGCATCTGGCGGATTTCACCGCCCGTTTCCCCGATATCGAGGTTAATGTTGTGACCAACCAGACCGGGCGGTTTGGCGCGGATGCCAATATCGATATCGAACTTTCATTCGGCCATTGCGGACCGCACGGGATATTGCTGCTGGCAGAACGGGTAACACCGGTTTGCAGCCCGGCCCTGCTGGCACGGTATGGGCAGGCCCGAACACCGGCCGATCTGTGCACAATGCCGCTTTTGCACCTGGATAGCGAAATTGAAAATCGCTGGTTCAATTGGGAAAGCTGGCTGCGCACTGCCGGGCATAATCCCGGCGGGCCGCTTAGCGGGCATCGGTTTAATACCTATTTGCTGGTGTTATCGGCAGCCCTTTCCGGGCAGGGTGTTGCCCTGGGCTGGACGGCCTTATTACAGCAGCATTTGCAAAGCGGCCAACTGGTGCAGGCCAGCACCATTACCCTGTCATCCGAACGTGGCTATGTCCTGACATCACGCGCCGCCCCGCGCCGGCAAAGCCAGGTCACCGCCTTTGCCAACTGGGCCCGCGAAATTATCGCCGATGACAATGTCACGACCTTTGGCACCAGCACCGAAGCCCCGGCCGCAGATAGCGCTGGCACTTTATAG
- a CDS encoding VOC family protein codes for MSLKTTTHLNFRGQAKQALGFYQSVFGGDIALVTYRDAHAVQLEAEADQILWGQVASSEGFRIMAYDVPASLPHDQGVIPFFVSVRVTDQAELKGYWNGLCDGGVVVADLAPSGWSPLYGMVRDRFGVTWVLDIEVAYGG; via the coding sequence ATGAGCCTGAAAACCACCACTCACCTTAATTTTCGCGGCCAGGCCAAACAGGCGCTGGGCTTTTATCAATCGGTGTTCGGCGGGGATATCGCGCTGGTCACCTATCGCGATGCCCATGCCGTGCAGCTCGAAGCCGAAGCAGACCAGATCCTGTGGGGCCAGGTCGCCAGCAGCGAAGGCTTTCGCATCATGGCGTATGATGTCCCCGCAAGTCTGCCCCATGATCAGGGCGTTATTCCCTTTTTTGTTTCCGTCCGTGTTACCGACCAGGCCGAATTAAAAGGTTACTGGAATGGCCTTTGTGATGGGGGCGTGGTGGTTGCTGATCTGGCACCTTCGGGCTGGTCACCGCTGTATGGCATGGTCCGTGACCGATTTGGCGTTACCTGGGTTCTTGATATCGAAGTTGCCTATGGCGGGTAA
- a CDS encoding helix-turn-helix transcriptional regulator: protein MAKSERLLQLMQALRVLPSPVTAHRLAEEMDVSLRTIYRDIDSLRVAGARIEGERGFGYQLTEDYALPPQTLTRIEIEALALGLGEIKCIGDPMLADAAASVLAKVAATLPSEREQQLFHAISKIYRPQPRFTFAIDIAPIRTACWNEQAVKIDYQDHNNDVSTRVIYPLSLMYTERKLTILSWCCKREDFRMFRTDRILAVEITDISFRPKRVSLLNQYLAKLTARETED, encoded by the coding sequence ATGGCCAAATCAGAAAGACTTTTGCAATTGATGCAGGCCTTGCGCGTTTTACCATCCCCGGTAACGGCCCACCGCCTGGCCGAGGAAATGGATGTTTCCCTGCGCACCATTTACCGCGATATCGACAGCCTGCGTGTAGCAGGTGCGCGGATTGAGGGGGAACGTGGTTTTGGCTACCAGTTAACCGAAGATTACGCCCTGCCACCCCAAACCCTTACCCGGATCGAGATCGAGGCACTGGCATTGGGGTTAGGCGAAATCAAATGCATTGGTGATCCGATGCTGGCCGATGCGGCAGCATCCGTTCTGGCAAAGGTGGCAGCAACCCTGCCCAGCGAACGTGAACAGCAGTTGTTTCACGCGATTTCAAAAATCTACCGCCCGCAGCCGCGCTTTACCTTTGCCATCGATATCGCCCCCATTCGCACGGCGTGCTGGAACGAACAGGCAGTAAAGATCGATTATCAGGACCATAATAATGATGTCAGCACGCGGGTTATTTACCCGCTTTCGCTGATGTATACCGAACGCAAGCTGACGATCTTGTCCTGGTGTTGCAAACGCGAGGATTTCCGCATGTTTCGTACTGACCGCATTTTAGCAGTTGAAATAACCGATATCAGCTTTCGCCCGAAACGGGTGAGCCTGTTAAACCAGTATCTGGCAAAACTGACCGCGCGCGAAACAGAAGATTAA
- a CDS encoding TIGR00266 family protein, with translation MADVIDYEIIGNEMQLVEIELDPGEGVRAEAGAMMYMGQGISMQTNTGGGLFSGFKRMLTGESFFITSFVHEGTGKGHVAFAAPYPGKVIDINLRDFGGTVLCQKDGFLCAAAGIDIDIAFSKRLGAGLFGGEGFILQRLSGDGMAFVHAGGTIIRKDLQPGQRLRVDTGALVALTDSVDYSVDFVGGFRNALFGGEGLFVTTLEGPGTVWLQSLPFSRLADRIAAALPKDRNKG, from the coding sequence GTGGCAGACGTCATCGACTATGAAATCATCGGCAATGAAATGCAGCTGGTCGAAATCGAACTGGACCCGGGCGAGGGTGTGCGCGCCGAAGCCGGGGCGATGATGTATATGGGCCAGGGCATTTCCATGCAGACTAATACCGGTGGTGGCCTGTTTTCCGGTTTCAAACGCATGCTGACCGGCGAAAGCTTTTTTATCACAAGTTTTGTTCATGAAGGCACGGGCAAAGGGCACGTTGCCTTTGCTGCCCCCTATCCGGGCAAGGTGATTGATATTAATCTGCGTGATTTTGGCGGCACTGTTTTATGCCAGAAAGATGGTTTTCTGTGTGCAGCGGCCGGGATCGATATTGATATCGCCTTTTCCAAACGCCTGGGCGCGGGCCTGTTTGGCGGCGAAGGTTTTATTTTGCAGCGTCTAAGCGGCGATGGCATGGCCTTTGTGCATGCCGGTGGCACCATTATCCGCAAGGATTTGCAGCCGGGCCAGCGCCTGCGCGTTGATACGGGCGCGCTTGTCGCGCTGACTGACAGTGTCGATTATTCCGTCGATTTTGTTGGTGGTTTTCGCAACGCGCTGTTTGGTGGCGAGGGGCTTTTTGTTACCACCCTTGAAGGGCCGGGAACCGTCTGGCTGCAAAGCCTGCCATTTTCCCGTCTGGCAGACCGCATTGCCGCAGCCCTGCCCAAGGACCGTAACAAGGGCTGA
- a CDS encoding branched-chain amino acid ABC transporter permease: MPLLLAGCEKQDLYKFNVCRLALPGVENAGLRFHLLTRPDIDANADRITLIYQILPDSVPYRSNDEGVLSDNVPISGEGPPAFAHRITCQFARAQTPGARVPLTGIETSRFGVLPASQLALLDRFWINRVGRTALNSFDDQSRSATLPDVPNIGAKAAFGLQLLLAGVSRGAVYALLALPFTLIYGLIGRINLAFGEMLMVGGVAAMVASQAVIGGIGWHITLIVISALLAAIIYGAGLGRLSWKWVFGPLGRANTGGQGMIVASLGCVLAIQEFVRLAYSARNFNLPPIWQFALPLVRGGHFIVTIDGFDILAVTLAVIMAMILHRLMHQTAFGRAWHAISQDRFAAALCGVRLHHVEGLTFTLAGLLCGIAGAILALRYGVINFHSGTMFGFKALTAAILGGIGIVRGAWLGGILLGLLESLWTGYFGDPYRDAAVFVLLAAVLILKPQGLLGINNSHDSLATGRAG, from the coding sequence GTGCCTCTGCTTCTTGCTGGCTGCGAAAAGCAGGACCTTTATAAATTCAATGTTTGCCGCCTTGCCCTTCCGGGCGTTGAAAATGCTGGGCTGCGCTTTCATCTTCTTACCCGGCCCGACATTGACGCAAACGCCGATCGCATCACCCTGATCTATCAGATCCTGCCCGATAGTGTGCCCTATCGCAGTAATGATGAAGGTGTTCTTTCCGATAATGTACCGATATCGGGCGAAGGCCCCCCTGCCTTTGCGCATAGGATTACCTGCCAGTTTGCCCGGGCACAAACACCCGGTGCGCGTGTACCCCTGACCGGGATTGAAACATCACGATTTGGCGTTTTACCGGCAAGCCAGCTTGCCCTTTTAGACCGCTTCTGGATCAACCGGGTCGGCCGTACTGCCCTTAATTCCTTTGATGATCAAAGCCGTAGCGCCACACTACCCGATGTACCCAATATTGGTGCCAAGGCGGCATTTGGCCTGCAATTGCTGCTTGCGGGTGTTTCGCGCGGGGCGGTTTATGCCCTGCTTGCCCTGCCCTTTACCCTGATTTACGGGCTGATCGGGCGGATCAATCTGGCATTCGGGGAAATGCTGATGGTGGGTGGGGTTGCCGCAATGGTAGCAAGCCAGGCTGTCATTGGCGGCATTGGCTGGCATATTACTTTGATCGTCATATCAGCGCTGCTTGCGGCCATAATTTACGGGGCGGGGTTGGGCCGCCTTTCCTGGAAATGGGTATTTGGGCCTTTAGGCCGGGCCAATACCGGTGGCCAGGGTATGATTGTTGCCTCGCTGGGATGTGTGCTGGCCATTCAGGAATTTGTTCGCCTGGCCTATTCCGCGCGCAATTTCAATTTACCGCCAATCTGGCAATTTGCCCTGCCTTTGGTGCGCGGCGGGCATTTTATCGTCACTATCGACGGGTTTGACATTCTGGCCGTAACACTCGCCGTTATCATGGCCATGATCCTGCATCGATTAATGCATCAAACCGCCTTTGGCCGTGCCTGGCACGCCATCAGCCAGGACCGGTTTGCCGCCGCGCTGTGCGGCGTGCGCCTGCATCATGTCGAAGGACTGACCTTTACCCTTGCGGGCCTTTTATGCGGTATTGCCGGGGCCATTCTGGCCTTGCGATATGGGGTGATCAATTTTCATTCCGGCACCATGTTCGGCTTCAAGGCGCTTACGGCAGCCATTCTTGGTGGCATCGGCATTGTTCGCGGTGCGTGGCTGGGCGGCATATTACTGGGCCTTCTGGAATCCCTCTGGACCGGTTATTTCGGCGATCCTTACCGCGATGCTGCCGTGTTCGTCCTGCTGGCTGCCGTGCTGATTTTAAAACCACAGGGGCTTTTGGGTATCAATAACAGCCACGATAGCCTTGCAACCGGGCGAGCGGGCTAA